A stretch of Lathyrus oleraceus cultivar Zhongwan6 chromosome 6, CAAS_Psat_ZW6_1.0, whole genome shotgun sequence DNA encodes these proteins:
- the LOC127095473 gene encoding uncharacterized protein LOC127095473, translated as MASANNDRVFKDGGSSNKPPLFSGQYFDFWKIRMKAHLEAQGSDIWEAVQNGPFIPTTVVNGASSTKPQGSWDDDDKKRVLYDKKAINILQSALGMDEFFRISTCTTEKEIWDTLVETHEGTAEVKRSRLNTLSQEYELFRMQPGESILDLQKRFVHLTNHLKALGKTLTNDELNLKLQEYETELGLLEKHEVQEKKSKSIALKVDSKVVKKEDNPEEDGNFMLLVKRLGKYFGAKNNIGNSSYTRRKKFSKNKEREASTSNEDITCYECGKQGHIKPECPKLAKNRDNKGKKDYNKKAYIAWDDNEISSSSDSDSDQSANLALMASHHSDDEDDEVSSNFSIFDNDGQGAIDELLSECKILYKTISSQKNQISTLEENIEKMKNNLKDEKEELIKNFACTKCESLAFQIVQLKRVIERYEKGQIRLEHVLSSQRYSNDKSGLGYSNFAKQTSNKTIFVKAKEQIPLDKSNKPKVVHQYNNRKRNKSYYKKKSYSPRYKSNFEPTCFYCGIKGHTPNACYVRNFSVAQGHYVWVKKETTFEGPKAIWVHNKT; from the exons ATGGCTTCCGCAAACAATGATCGTGTATTTAAAGATGGTGGTAGTAGTAACAAGCCTCCTTTGTTTTCCGGTCAATATTTCGACTTTTGGAAAATCCGTATGAAGGCacatttagaagcacaaggaAGTGACATATGGGAGGCGGTTCAAAATGGTCCTTTTATTCCTACAACGGTTGTCAACGGTGCTAGTTCAACAAAGCCACAAGGATCATGGGATGATGATGATAAGAAAAGGGTTCTCTATGATAAAAAGGCGATTAATATTTTACAAAGTGCACTTGGAATGGATGAATTCTTCCGCATCTCAACATGTACAACGGAAAAGGAAATATGGGATACTCTTGTAGAAACTCACGAAGGAACGGCCGAAGTCAAGAGATCTAGATTGAACACGTTAAGTCAAGAGTACGAGTTATTCCGAATGCAACCGGGAGAATCAATCCTCGACTTGCAAAAAAGATTCGTGCATTTGACAAATCACTTGAAAGCACTTGGTAAGACACTAACTAATGATGAACTTAATCTTAAA CTTCAAGAATATGAGACGGAACTTGGACTATTGGAGAAACATGAGGTCCAAGAGAAGAAATCCAAGAGCATTGCCTTAAAAGTTGATTCCAAAGTTGTGAAGAAAGAAGACAATCCCGAAGAGGACGGAaactttatgcttcttgtaaAAAGACTAGGAAAATATTTTGGTGCAAAAAATAATATTGGAAACTCTAGTTACACAAGAAGAAAGAAGTTCTCAAAGAACAAAGAAAGAGAAGCATCAACATCCAATGAAGACATTACATGCTATGAATGTGGAAAACAAGGCCACATCAAACCGGAATGTCCCAAACTCGCAAAGAATCGTGACAACAAAGGAAAGAAGGATTACAATAAGAAGGCCTACATTGCTTGGGATGACAATGAAATAAGTTCTTCATCGGATTCCGATAGTGATCAAAGCGCAAATCTAGCATTGATGGCATCACATCATTCCGACGATGAAGACGATGAGGTTAGTAGTAACTTTTCAATTTTTGATAATGATGGTCAAGGAGCAATTGATGAACTTTTAAGTGAATGCAAAATTCTATACAAAACTATTTCATCTCAAAAGAATCAAATATCAactttggaagaaaatattgagaaaatgaaaaataatctcAAAGATGAAAAGGAAGAATTAATCAAGAATTTTGCATGCACTAAATGTGAGTCACTTGCTTTTCAAATAGTTCAATTGAAGAGAGTtattgaaagatatgaaaaaggtcaaatcAGATTGGAACATGTTCTTAGTAGTCAAAGATActcaaatgataaaagtggtTTAGGTTATTCAAATTTTGCTAAACAAACTTCTAACAAGACCATTTTTGTAAAAGCTAAAGAACAAATTCCTTTAGATAAAAGTAACAAGCCTAAAGTGGTTCATCAATATAATAATAGGAAAAGGAACAAATCTTATTATAAAAAGAAATCTTATTCCCCTAGATATAAAAGCAACTTTGAGCCTACATGTTTCTATTGTGGTATTAAAGGTCATACTCCTAATGCATGttatgttagaaactttagtgttgCTCAAGGCCATTATGTATGGGTTAAGAAAGAAACTACCTTtgaaggacccaaagcaatttgggtacaTAATAAAACTTAA